Proteins co-encoded in one Zalophus californianus isolate mZalCal1 chromosome 9, mZalCal1.pri.v2, whole genome shotgun sequence genomic window:
- the LOC113921707 gene encoding RNA-binding protein 4-like: MVKLFVGNLPLEATEQEIRSLFERYGKVLESDIIKNYGFVHIEDKKVAEDAICNLRHYKPQGVNIHMEASKNKSKTSTKLHVGNISPTCTNKELQAKFEECGPVIECDIVKDYSFLHMERAEDAVEALRGLDNTEFQGEPPSLGRGLNTGCMQKIGWISKGRGLE; this comes from the coding sequence ATGGTGAAGCTGTTCGTTGGAAACCTGCCCCTGGAGGCCACAGAGCAGGAGATCCGCTCGCTCTTCGAGCGGTATGGGAAGGTGCTGGAATCCGACATCATTAAGAACTACGGCTTTGTGCACATAGAGGACAAGAAGGTGGCCGAGGATGCCATATGCAACCTGCGCCACTACAAGCCGCAAGGGGTGAACATCCACATGGAAGCCAGCAAGAATAAGAGCAAAACCTCCACAAAGTTGCATGTGGGCAACATCAGTCCCACTTGTACCAACAAAGAGCTTCAGGCCAAGTTTGAGGAGTGTGGTCCAGTCATCGAATGTGACATCGTGAAAGATTATTCCTTCCTACACATGGAGCGGGCAGAGGATGCAGTGGAGGCCCTCAGGGGCCTTGACAACACAGAGTTTCAAGGTGAACCACCCTCTTTGGGAAGAGGGCTGAACACAGGCTGTATGCAGAAAATAGGTTGGATAAGTAAAGGGAGGGGCTTGGAGTAG
- the ARL5B gene encoding ADP-ribosylation factor-like protein 5B isoform X4: protein MNEVVHTSPTIGSNVEEIVVKNTHFLMWDIGGQESLRSSWNTYYSNTEFIILVVDSIDRERLAITKEELYRMLAHEDLRKAAVLIFANKQDMKGCMTAAEISKYLTLSSIKDHPWHIQSCCALTGEGLCQGLEWMTSRIGARTHNPEIKCHMLHRLSQLGTPLRTLGQD, encoded by the exons ATGAATGAAGTGGTTCATACATCTCCAACCATAGGAAGCAACGTTGAAGAGATAGTTGTGAAGAACACTCATTTTCTTATGTGGGATATTGGTGGTCAAGAATCACTGCGCTCATCCTGGAACACATATTACTCAAACACAGAG TTCATCATTCTTGTTGTTGATAGCATTGACAGGGAACGACTAGCCATTACAAAAGAAGAATTGTACAGAATGTTGGCTCATGAG GATCTACGGAAGGCTGCAGTCCTTATCTTTGCAAATAAACAAGATATGAAAGGGTGCATGACAGCAGCTGAAATCTCTAAATACCTCACCCTTAGTTCAATTAAAGATCATCCATGGCACATTCAGTCCTGCTGTGCTTTAACAGGAGAAGG GTTATGCCAAGGTCTAGAGTGGATGACCTCCCGGATCG gggctcgaactcacaaccccgagatcaagtgtcacatgcttcaccgactgagccagctaggcacccctctGAGAACTCTTGGACAAGACTAA
- the ARL5B gene encoding ADP-ribosylation factor-like protein 5B isoform X1: MMGLIFAKLWSLFCNQEHKVIIVGLDNAGKTTILYQFLMNEVVHTSPTIGSNVEEIVVKNTHFLMWDIGGQESLRSSWNTYYSNTEFIILVVDSIDRERLAITKEELYRMLAHEDLRKAAVLIFANKQDMKGCMTAAEISKYLTLSSIKDHPWHIQSCCALTGEGLCQGLEWMTSRIGARTHNPEIKCHMLHRLSQLGTPLRTLGQD; encoded by the exons aaCACAAAGTAATTATAGTGGGACTGGATAATGCAGGGAAAACCACCATTCTTTACCAATT CTTAATGAATGAAGTGGTTCATACATCTCCAACCATAGGAAGCAACGTTGAAGAGATAGTTGTGAAGAACACTCATTTTCTTATGTGGGATATTGGTGGTCAAGAATCACTGCGCTCATCCTGGAACACATATTACTCAAACACAGAG TTCATCATTCTTGTTGTTGATAGCATTGACAGGGAACGACTAGCCATTACAAAAGAAGAATTGTACAGAATGTTGGCTCATGAG GATCTACGGAAGGCTGCAGTCCTTATCTTTGCAAATAAACAAGATATGAAAGGGTGCATGACAGCAGCTGAAATCTCTAAATACCTCACCCTTAGTTCAATTAAAGATCATCCATGGCACATTCAGTCCTGCTGTGCTTTAACAGGAGAAGG GTTATGCCAAGGTCTAGAGTGGATGACCTCCCGGATCG gggctcgaactcacaaccccgagatcaagtgtcacatgcttcaccgactgagccagctaggcacccctctGAGAACTCTTGGACAAGACTAA
- the ARL5B gene encoding ADP-ribosylation factor-like protein 5B isoform X2: MMGLIFAKLWSLFCNQEHKVIIVGLDNAGKTTILYQFLMNEVVHTSPTIGSNVEEIVVKNTHFLMWDIGGQESLRSSWNTYYSNTEFIILVVDSIDRERLAITKEELYRMLAHEDLRKAAVLIFANKQDMKGCMTAAEISKYLTLSSIKDHPWHIQSCCALTGEGLCQGLEWMTSRIGLVLAKN, translated from the exons aaCACAAAGTAATTATAGTGGGACTGGATAATGCAGGGAAAACCACCATTCTTTACCAATT CTTAATGAATGAAGTGGTTCATACATCTCCAACCATAGGAAGCAACGTTGAAGAGATAGTTGTGAAGAACACTCATTTTCTTATGTGGGATATTGGTGGTCAAGAATCACTGCGCTCATCCTGGAACACATATTACTCAAACACAGAG TTCATCATTCTTGTTGTTGATAGCATTGACAGGGAACGACTAGCCATTACAAAAGAAGAATTGTACAGAATGTTGGCTCATGAG GATCTACGGAAGGCTGCAGTCCTTATCTTTGCAAATAAACAAGATATGAAAGGGTGCATGACAGCAGCTGAAATCTCTAAATACCTCACCCTTAGTTCAATTAAAGATCATCCATGGCACATTCAGTCCTGCTGTGCTTTAACAGGAGAAGG GTTATGCCAAGGTCTAGAGTGGATGACCTCCCGGATCG GTTTAGTTTTGGCTAAAAACTaa
- the ARL5B gene encoding ADP-ribosylation factor-like protein 5B isoform X3: protein MMGLIFAKLWSLFCNQEHKVIIVGLDNAGKTTILYQFLMNEVVHTSPTIGSNVEEIVVKNTHFLMWDIGGQESLRSSWNTYYSNTEFIILVVDSIDRERLAITKEELYRMLAHEDLRKAAVLIFANKQDMKGCMTAAEISKYLTLSSIKDHPWHIQSCCALTGEGLCQGLEWMTSRIGVR, encoded by the exons aaCACAAAGTAATTATAGTGGGACTGGATAATGCAGGGAAAACCACCATTCTTTACCAATT CTTAATGAATGAAGTGGTTCATACATCTCCAACCATAGGAAGCAACGTTGAAGAGATAGTTGTGAAGAACACTCATTTTCTTATGTGGGATATTGGTGGTCAAGAATCACTGCGCTCATCCTGGAACACATATTACTCAAACACAGAG TTCATCATTCTTGTTGTTGATAGCATTGACAGGGAACGACTAGCCATTACAAAAGAAGAATTGTACAGAATGTTGGCTCATGAG GATCTACGGAAGGCTGCAGTCCTTATCTTTGCAAATAAACAAGATATGAAAGGGTGCATGACAGCAGCTGAAATCTCTAAATACCTCACCCTTAGTTCAATTAAAGATCATCCATGGCACATTCAGTCCTGCTGTGCTTTAACAGGAGAAGG GTTATGCCAAGGTCTAGAGTGGATGACCTCCCGGATCGGTGTGAGATAA